The following coding sequences lie in one Mucilaginibacter sp. KACC 22773 genomic window:
- the mutY gene encoding A/G-specific adenine glycosylase: MNFTDELVQWYLANKRDLPWRNTTDAYTIWLSEIILQQTRVEQGLPYFNRFVEKYPTVTDFAAASEDEVLKLWQGLGYYSRGRNMLKTARLVQQMYNGVFPKTYNELIKLKGIGEYTAAAIASFSSNEAKAVVDGNVCRVLARYFGIDEAINSAGGKKTFQSLATDLLNKKNAALHNQAMMEFGAMLCKPKNPACGVCPVHMGCAAFLNNATTALPVKLKTVKVRERFFNYFLITDGQTVLMNKRGDKDIWANMYDLPMIETASLLPAHELAKLPGVTGIFGDKLNIIEDTPVIKHILTHQRLFVRMIKTDNFPSVLNQNWAYIPVKTLHELALPKVIFILIKNIFNL, translated from the coding sequence ATGAACTTTACCGACGAACTGGTACAATGGTACCTTGCAAACAAGCGCGACCTGCCCTGGCGTAATACTACCGATGCTTATACCATATGGCTGTCAGAAATTATTTTGCAGCAAACCCGGGTTGAGCAGGGTTTGCCATACTTTAACCGCTTTGTTGAAAAGTACCCAACAGTGACCGATTTTGCGGCCGCCAGCGAGGATGAAGTGCTTAAACTTTGGCAGGGCCTTGGCTACTACTCGCGTGGCCGTAATATGCTTAAAACCGCACGGCTGGTGCAGCAAATGTACAATGGCGTGTTCCCCAAAACCTACAACGAATTAATTAAACTAAAAGGCATCGGCGAGTACACAGCCGCCGCCATTGCCTCCTTTTCATCAAACGAGGCCAAGGCCGTTGTTGATGGTAATGTGTGCAGGGTGCTGGCGCGATATTTTGGAATTGATGAAGCCATTAATTCCGCCGGCGGTAAAAAAACTTTCCAGTCGCTTGCAACAGATTTGCTTAATAAGAAAAATGCAGCATTGCATAACCAGGCCATGATGGAATTTGGGGCGATGCTTTGTAAACCTAAAAACCCGGCCTGCGGCGTTTGCCCCGTACATATGGGATGCGCCGCTTTTTTAAACAACGCAACTACAGCTTTGCCGGTAAAATTAAAAACCGTAAAAGTGCGCGAACGCTTTTTTAATTACTTTTTAATCACCGATGGCCAAACCGTTTTAATGAATAAAAGAGGCGATAAAGACATATGGGCCAATATGTACGATTTGCCCATGATTGAAACCGCATCATTATTACCGGCACACGAACTGGCAAAACTGCCCGGGGTGACCGGTATTTTTGGCGATAAACTGAACATTATAGAAGATACCCCCGTAATAAAACACATCCTTACCCACCAGCGGTTATTTGTGCGGATGATTAAAACCGATAATTTCCCATCCGTATTGAACCAAAACTGGGCTTATATCCCCGTGAAAACCCTGCATGAATTGGCACTTCCGAAGGTCATTTTTATATTAATAAAAAATATTTTTAATTTATAA
- a CDS encoding single-stranded DNA-binding protein: protein MSGINKVILVGHLGKDPELRTLDGGVSVTSFPLATSETFNKDGRKIEQTEWHNIVMWRGLADMAAKFLQKGKLVYIEGKLRTRSFEDKDGIKKYTTEVVAENFTMLGRKSDFEAEGPKTVKHGEQVTYADDDDLPAAY, encoded by the coding sequence ATGTCTGGAATTAATAAAGTTATCCTTGTCGGCCATTTAGGCAAGGACCCTGAATTGCGTACATTAGATGGCGGAGTATCGGTAACAAGCTTTCCGTTAGCCACTTCTGAAACATTTAACAAGGATGGCCGCAAGATAGAGCAAACCGAGTGGCACAATATTGTAATGTGGCGCGGCCTTGCAGATATGGCCGCAAAATTTTTACAAAAAGGCAAACTGGTTTATATAGAAGGCAAACTGCGCACACGCTCGTTTGAAGATAAAGACGGCATTAAAAAGTACACTACCGAAGTAGTTGCCGAAAACTTTACCATGCTTGGTCGCAAAAGCGATTTTGAGGCCGAGGGGCCAAAGACTGTAAAACACGGTGAACAGGTAACGTACGCAGACGACGACGACCTGCCAGCTGCATACTAA
- a CDS encoding serine hydrolase produces the protein MKLLKCLLFICLAPAIAFAQTNPNIQEFDNYVQQAVTDWHVPGLAIAVVKDGKVIFAKGYGVRELGKPDKVDAQTIFAIASTTKAMTAACAAMLVDEGKLHWDDKVTDYLPGFQLYDPYVTRELTVRDLFLHDTGVGNTDYLWAYMNIPADEMLRRLRLVKPEYGFRAGFVYQNIFYVTAGKVIEKASGMPWQDFVQKRIFTPLKMIRSVPTFSKIKGVPNQSSAHIKADSSIVVAQKDVTDAISPAGGVWSSVEDMAKWVNCMLDSTKYSGSQRLLKPESWAMMLKPQTFVPESEFYPTARVTKPHWITYGLGWFQQDYQGQKVDFHTGSLTGLVAINGMIVDKKVGVYILANLDHAELRHALMFKAFDFFALGGNRDWSKEFLALYGDILAKRQKSTKEYEAKRVMGTHPTLDLKAYAGTYSDPLYGTVVITAAADKLTFNINNFITAEATCWNYDTFVGPYARKEYGKLGATFNIDELGKVSTVNVDGMLLTRR, from the coding sequence ATGAAACTCTTAAAATGCCTGCTATTTATATGCCTTGCCCCCGCCATTGCATTTGCGCAAACCAACCCCAATATTCAGGAGTTTGACAACTACGTGCAGCAGGCCGTTACCGACTGGCATGTGCCGGGCCTGGCCATAGCAGTAGTTAAAGATGGCAAGGTAATATTTGCCAAAGGCTATGGCGTACGTGAACTGGGCAAGCCCGATAAGGTTGATGCGCAAACTATTTTTGCTATTGCATCAACAACCAAGGCTATGACCGCCGCCTGTGCAGCCATGCTTGTTGACGAAGGTAAACTGCATTGGGATGATAAGGTAACAGATTACCTGCCCGGTTTTCAGCTATATGACCCCTACGTAACCCGCGAACTAACCGTACGCGATTTATTTTTGCACGATACCGGCGTGGGCAATACAGATTATTTATGGGCCTACATGAACATTCCGGCTGATGAGATGCTTCGCCGTTTGCGCCTGGTAAAACCAGAATATGGCTTCAGGGCCGGCTTTGTGTACCAGAACATATTTTATGTAACCGCTGGTAAAGTGATTGAAAAAGCCAGCGGCATGCCCTGGCAAGATTTTGTACAGAAAAGGATTTTTACACCGCTAAAAATGATACGTTCTGTACCCACCTTTAGCAAAATCAAAGGAGTACCCAACCAATCATCAGCACACATTAAGGCTGATAGTAGTATTGTTGTAGCCCAAAAGGATGTTACGGATGCCATTAGCCCGGCCGGTGGGGTATGGTCGAGCGTAGAGGATATGGCCAAATGGGTTAATTGCATGCTGGATAGCACCAAGTATAGCGGCAGCCAGCGCCTGCTTAAACCCGAAAGCTGGGCCATGATGCTTAAACCGCAAACCTTTGTCCCCGAGAGTGAATTTTACCCCACAGCCCGTGTTACCAAACCCCATTGGATAACTTACGGACTGGGCTGGTTTCAGCAGGATTACCAGGGGCAAAAAGTTGATTTTCATACCGGCAGCTTAACCGGCCTCGTTGCCATAAACGGAATGATTGTCGATAAAAAGGTAGGCGTATACATACTGGCCAACCTTGACCACGCCGAATTGCGTCACGCCCTGATGTTTAAAGCCTTTGATTTTTTTGCATTAGGCGGCAACCGCGACTGGAGCAAGGAATTCTTAGCACTTTATGGAGATATCCTTGCCAAACGGCAAAAATCAACCAAAGAATATGAAGCCAAGCGGGTGATGGGCACCCATCCTACACTTGACTTGAAAGCCTATGCCGGCACCTACTCCGATCCGCTTTACGGAACTGTGGTAATAACAGCCGCAGCCGATAAACTAACTTTCAACATCAACAATTTTATAACCGCCGAAGCCACCTGCTGGAACTATGACACTTTTGTTGGCCCATACGCACGCAAGGAGTACGGCAAACTTGGCGCTACATTTAACATTGATGAACTGGGCAAAGTAAGCACGGTTAATGTGGATGGGATGTTACTGACGAGGCGGTGA
- a CDS encoding HU family DNA-binding protein: MTKAEIITEISSKTGIEKVDVQETVEAFFKVVKSSMVGGENVYVRGFGSFVVKKRAKKTARNISKNTAIIIPEHFVPSFKPAKTFVEKVKTGNKTSK; the protein is encoded by the coding sequence ATGACTAAGGCAGAAATTATAACTGAAATCTCATCTAAGACAGGTATCGAGAAAGTAGACGTGCAGGAAACTGTTGAGGCGTTTTTTAAAGTTGTTAAAAGCTCAATGGTAGGTGGCGAAAATGTTTACGTCAGAGGATTCGGTAGTTTTGTAGTAAAGAAAAGAGCAAAAAAGACAGCACGTAACATTTCAAAAAATACTGCCATCATTATTCCAGAGCATTTTGTGCCAAGCTTTAAACCAGCAAAAACTTTTGTTGAAAAAGTGAAAACAGGCAACAAAACCAGCAAATAA
- a CDS encoding S9 family peptidase yields the protein MKFYRSGWSFLLIVLFILNNNLAKAQRAPTHWANDGYQYYKTTGGEITVYDTRDSSKKTVWISAAMLTPKGKTPIGVKRFTISDDGKKVLINTNTKKVWRYDTRGDYWVFDTGTQKLWQLGKNLPESSLMFAKLSPDATKAAYVSGHNIYVEDLASGDVKQLTTDGSTHVINGTFDWAYEEEFGCRDGFRWSPDSRNIAYWKIDATKIKSYYMLNTTDSIYPFVVPVEYPVAGEDPSSAKIGVVDVSTATTKWMDIPGDNVQHYIPRMEWTLSPNEIIVEQLNRAQTESRVFIGNISNGTTRLIREEKSNSWIDGKERWNNGDPIGWEWINKGKDFLWVSEKDGWKHIYRVSREGKETLLTKGDYDVITVSLIDEAGGYIYFMASPDNATQKYLYRIKLAGGKAERVSPADQPGTHGYDISPNGKVALHNFSNSYTPPTSEVVSLPNHKHIGGNVIAVNKDAKNKPEFFKVKTVDGIEMDGWMMKPTNFDPNKKYPVVFTVYGEPAGQTVTDTWGTGRNGLYVGSMADDGYIYMSVEGRGAPAPKGTAWRKAIYKNIGIINIRDQAMAAKEILKWPFVDSSRIAVHGWSGGGSSTLNLMFQYPEIYKTGIAVAAVGDQLTYDNIYQERYMGVPVNDEGRAAFIKGSPITYAKNLRGNLLYIHGTGDDNVHYKNAEELINELVKYNRQFELMAYPNRTHGIFEGPGTSLHLHTMFTKYLKEHCPPGGR from the coding sequence ATGAAATTTTACCGTTCAGGCTGGTCGTTCCTGTTAATCGTTCTGTTTATTCTAAACAATAACCTGGCTAAAGCGCAACGCGCACCTACACACTGGGCCAATGATGGCTATCAGTATTATAAAACAACGGGCGGCGAAATTACCGTTTACGACACCCGCGACAGCAGCAAAAAAACAGTTTGGATAAGTGCTGCTATGCTTACACCCAAAGGCAAAACACCTATTGGTGTAAAAAGGTTTACCATATCTGACGATGGAAAAAAAGTGCTCATTAACACCAATACCAAAAAAGTATGGCGCTATGATACCCGTGGCGATTATTGGGTGTTTGATACCGGCACGCAAAAGCTGTGGCAATTAGGCAAAAATCTGCCCGAATCGTCATTGATGTTTGCCAAACTATCGCCCGATGCAACTAAAGCTGCTTACGTAAGCGGCCATAATATTTATGTAGAAGACCTGGCCAGCGGCGATGTTAAGCAACTGACTACCGACGGCAGTACTCACGTTATTAACGGCACTTTTGATTGGGCATACGAAGAGGAGTTTGGCTGCCGCGATGGTTTTCGCTGGTCGCCCGATAGCCGCAATATAGCTTACTGGAAGATAGATGCTACCAAAATTAAAAGCTATTATATGCTGAACACAACCGACTCGATATATCCGTTTGTGGTACCGGTAGAATATCCTGTGGCGGGCGAAGACCCAAGTTCGGCAAAAATTGGGGTGGTTGATGTCAGCACTGCTACCACCAAATGGATGGATATTCCCGGCGATAACGTGCAGCACTATATCCCCCGTATGGAATGGACTTTAAGCCCTAACGAAATTATTGTTGAGCAACTGAACCGCGCCCAAACAGAAAGCCGCGTATTTATCGGCAATATATCAAACGGCACAACCCGCCTTATCCGTGAGGAAAAAAGCAACTCATGGATTGACGGCAAAGAGCGCTGGAACAATGGCGACCCAATTGGCTGGGAATGGATAAACAAAGGCAAAGACTTTTTATGGGTAAGCGAAAAGGACGGCTGGAAACACATTTACCGCGTGAGCCGCGAGGGTAAAGAAACCCTGCTTACCAAGGGCGATTATGATGTAATTACCGTAAGCCTTATTGACGAGGCCGGTGGCTATATTTATTTTATGGCTTCGCCGGATAATGCTACCCAGAAATATTTATACCGCATAAAACTGGCCGGTGGCAAGGCCGAACGTGTTTCGCCTGCTGATCAGCCCGGTACCCATGGTTACGATATTTCGCCTAACGGAAAAGTGGCGCTGCATAATTTTAGCAATAGCTATACCCCGCCTACAAGCGAAGTGGTAAGCCTGCCCAATCACAAGCATATTGGCGGCAACGTGATTGCTGTTAATAAAGACGCTAAAAATAAACCAGAGTTTTTCAAAGTAAAAACTGTTGATGGCATTGAAATGGACGGCTGGATGATGAAGCCAACCAATTTTGATCCGAATAAAAAATACCCGGTTGTATTTACCGTTTACGGCGAGCCCGCCGGCCAAACAGTAACTGATACCTGGGGCACCGGCCGTAATGGCTTATACGTAGGCAGTATGGCCGACGATGGCTACATCTACATGTCTGTTGAAGGGCGTGGCGCACCGGCACCTAAAGGAACAGCATGGCGCAAGGCTATCTATAAAAATATTGGCATCATCAACATTCGCGACCAGGCCATGGCAGCCAAAGAGATTCTGAAATGGCCTTTTGTTGATTCCTCCCGCATTGCAGTACACGGCTGGAGCGGCGGCGGTTCATCAACCCTTAACCTGATGTTCCAATACCCCGAGATTTACAAAACAGGGATAGCTGTAGCAGCGGTAGGCGACCAGTTAACTTATGATAACATTTACCAGGAACGCTACATGGGCGTACCGGTTAATGACGAAGGCAGGGCGGCATTTATCAAAGGATCGCCAATTACTTATGCCAAGAACCTGCGCGGTAACCTGCTGTACATACATGGCACAGGCGATGATAACGTACATTACAAAAACGCCGAAGAATTGATTAACGAGCTGGTTAAATACAACCGCCAGTTTGAACTAATGGCATACCCCAACCGTACCCACGGTATTTTTGAAGGCCCGGGCACCAGCCTGCACCTGCACACCATGTTCACCAAATATTTGAAAGAGCATTGCCCGCCGGGTGGGAGATAG